A DNA window from bacterium contains the following coding sequences:
- the purQ gene encoding phosphoribosylformylglycinamidine synthase I translates to MVKVNVLILRVAGTNCDLETEWAFKLAGGVPERIHINRIIENKKLLEKYQILIIPGGFAYGDDISAGKVLANQIKFKLWDEMQKFIEDKKVIIGICNGFQVLVKSGILPWIGKQSVTLTWNNSSKFEDRWIYLKLENSVCHFFKGLPEIIKLPVAHAEGKFIPENKEILKKINEKKLVLFRYCDKNGEYSSYPYNPNGSVENIAGICNQTGLVLGMMPHPERCVLKYHLPDWTNSSKNKYTYGFKFFKNVVEYFS, encoded by the coding sequence ATGGTGAAAGTAAATGTTTTAATTTTAAGAGTTGCAGGGACAAATTGCGATTTAGAGACAGAGTGGGCTTTTAAACTTGCTGGTGGGGTTCCTGAAAGAATACATATAAATAGAATAATTGAGAATAAAAAATTATTAGAAAAATATCAGATTCTTATTATTCCTGGTGGTTTTGCTTATGGAGATGATATTTCAGCAGGGAAAGTCCTTGCAAACCAAATAAAATTCAAATTATGGGATGAAATGCAAAAATTTATTGAAGATAAGAAAGTTATAATTGGGATTTGTAATGGATTCCAAGTTCTTGTAAAAAGTGGAATATTACCATGGATAGGAAAACAATCAGTCACACTTACATGGAATAACTCATCAAAGTTTGAAGACAGATGGATTTACCTTAAACTTGAAAATAGTGTTTGCCATTTTTTTAAGGGATTGCCTGAAATAATAAAATTACCTGTTGCACATGCAGAAGGAAAATTTATTCCTGAAAACAAAGAAATATTAAAGAAAATAAATGAAAAAAAACTTGTTTTATTTAGATATTGTGATAAAAATGGGGAGTATTCTTCTTATCCATATAATCCCAATGGGTCGGTTGAAAATATTGCAGGTATATGTAATCAAACTGGGCTTGTATTAGGCATGATGCCACATCCAGAAAGATGTGTTTTAAAATATCATCTTCCTGATTGGACAAATTCTTCAAAAAATAAATATACTTATGGATTTAAATTCTTTAAAAATGTGGTAGAATATTTCTCTTGA
- the purL gene encoding phosphoribosylformylglycinamidine synthase subunit PurL, with amino-acid sequence MKYAKEIEIIGKGDRQLLEISKKGLLSLDIDEMRAIERYFKTIGRNPSDCELETIAQTWSEHCYHKTFKANIKYQEKEGKKKKEKNVVLLKEIMKVTEKLNSPLCISVFKDNAGIIKLDEKYGVAFKVETHNHPSALEPYGGAGTGIGGVIRDILGAGLGAKPILNTDIFCFGNMDTPFEKLSEGVLHPKRIFKGVVSGVRDYGNRMGIPTGNGAIIFDERYTNNCLVYCGTVGLIPIDKVEKRNVENDYIVVVGGKTGRDGIHGATFSSTSLDKDIPTSVVQIGNPIIEKKVLDCLLVARDKDMYNSITDCGAGGLSSAIGEMGEKVGAVVYLDKVPLKYEGLNGWEIWISESQERMVLSVPENKLKELIELFSSEDVDVSVIGKFEKTGKLIIHFRDEIICDIDMKFLHKGLQKKSLESKFEIKKIKEKCKKKIDLKEGILKVISSPVISSKEEVIRQYDHEVQSRTILKPLIGQNGPSDAVVLKVHYDKNYGIAVGCGINPFYGDIDPYYMAGCCIEETIRNLVCVGTNPEKIFILDNFCWGDIGDKKQLGSLVRCVNGCKDFALKYKVPFISGKDSLNNYFIDEKRRKISIPGTLLISGLGIIENIDNVISSDLKKEENLIYICGETKREMGGSQFFRTYNFNGGRVPVPEPAKTTKLIKKIYKAINKNLIRACHDCSDGGFSTCISEMAIGGRKGAEIYLSKIPSKDRKIDTYLFSETQGRFVVEIEEKDKKLFEETMKGSEFSCIGRVNKSNYLKFYSGEKELFSLDIELLSNKWRSGVKW; translated from the coding sequence ATGAAATATGCTAAAGAAATTGAAATAATTGGAAAAGGTGATAGACAATTGCTTGAAATAAGTAAAAAGGGACTTCTTTCTCTTGATATAGATGAAATGAGAGCAATAGAGAGGTATTTTAAAACAATTGGGAGAAATCCGAGTGATTGTGAATTGGAAACAATTGCCCAAACATGGTCAGAGCATTGTTATCATAAAACATTTAAAGCAAACATTAAATATCAGGAAAAAGAAGGAAAGAAAAAAAAGGAAAAAAATGTTGTTTTATTAAAAGAAATTATGAAAGTTACAGAAAAATTAAATAGTCCATTATGCATTTCTGTTTTTAAAGACAATGCCGGTATTATAAAATTAGATGAAAAATATGGGGTTGCTTTTAAGGTTGAAACTCATAATCACCCATCAGCACTTGAACCATATGGAGGAGCAGGAACAGGAATAGGAGGAGTAATAAGAGATATTCTTGGAGCAGGTTTAGGAGCAAAACCAATATTAAATACGGATATTTTTTGTTTTGGTAATATGGACACACCTTTTGAAAAACTTTCAGAAGGAGTGTTGCATCCAAAAAGAATTTTTAAAGGAGTTGTAAGTGGGGTGAGGGACTATGGCAATAGAATGGGAATTCCAACAGGAAACGGTGCTATTATTTTTGATGAGAGATATACAAATAATTGTCTTGTCTATTGTGGAACAGTTGGTTTAATTCCAATTGATAAAGTTGAAAAAAGAAATGTTGAAAATGATTATATTGTAGTTGTCGGAGGAAAAACAGGAAGGGATGGTATTCACGGAGCGACATTTTCTTCAACAAGTTTAGATAAAGATATTCCCACAAGTGTTGTTCAAATAGGTAACCCAATAATTGAGAAAAAAGTTCTTGATTGTCTTCTTGTTGCCAGAGATAAAGATATGTATAACTCAATAACTGACTGTGGAGCAGGAGGGCTTTCATCTGCCATTGGTGAAATGGGAGAAAAGGTAGGAGCAGTAGTTTATTTAGATAAAGTTCCTTTAAAATATGAAGGACTTAATGGCTGGGAAATATGGATTTCTGAATCACAGGAAAGAATGGTTTTATCTGTCCCTGAAAATAAATTAAAGGAATTAATAGAACTTTTTTCTTCAGAAGATGTTGATGTCTCTGTTATTGGAAAATTTGAAAAAACAGGAAAGTTAATAATTCATTTTAGAGATGAAATTATTTGTGATATTGATATGAAATTTTTGCATAAAGGACTGCAAAAAAAATCATTGGAAAGTAAATTTGAAATAAAAAAAATAAAAGAAAAATGTAAAAAGAAAATTGATTTAAAAGAAGGTATTTTAAAAGTTATTTCAAGTCCTGTAATTTCTTCAAAGGAAGAAGTAATAAGACAATATGACCATGAAGTCCAGTCAAGAACTATTTTAAAACCACTTATAGGACAAAATGGTCCATCTGATGCAGTTGTTCTTAAAGTTCATTATGATAAAAATTATGGTATTGCAGTTGGATGTGGAATAAACCCATTTTATGGAGATATTGACCCTTATTATATGGCTGGCTGTTGTATAGAAGAAACAATTAGAAATTTAGTTTGTGTTGGGACAAATCCTGAAAAAATTTTTATACTTGATAATTTCTGCTGGGGAGATATTGGAGATAAAAAACAATTAGGTTCACTCGTCAGATGTGTTAACGGCTGTAAGGATTTTGCATTAAAATATAAAGTTCCTTTTATTTCTGGTAAAGATAGTTTAAATAATTATTTTATTGATGAAAAAAGAAGAAAAATTTCAATTCCAGGGACACTTTTAATATCGGGCTTGGGTATTATTGAAAATATTGATAATGTTATTTCATCTGACCTTAAAAAAGAGGAAAATTTAATTTATATATGCGGAGAAACAAAAAGAGAAATGGGAGGAAGTCAATTTTTCAGGACATATAATTTTAATGGAGGGCGGGTTCCTGTCCCAGAACCAGCAAAAACAACAAAATTAATAAAAAAAATTTATAAGGCAATAAATAAAAATTTAATTAGAGCATGTCATGATTGTTCTGATGGTGGTTTTTCAACATGTATTTCAGAAATGGCAATTGGTGGAAGAAAAGGAGCAGAAATTTATCTTTCTAAAATTCCTTCAAAAGACAGAAAAATTGATACATATCTTTTTTCTGAGACACAGGGAAGATTTGTTGTTGAAATAGAGGAAAAAGATAAAAAATTATTTGAAGAAACTATGAAAGGAAGTGAATTTTCATGTATTGGTAGAGTTAATAAAAGTAATTACTTAAAATTTTATTCTGGGGAAAAAGAACTTTTTTCATTGGATATTGAATTACTCTCTAATAAATGGAGAAGTGGAGTTAAATGGTGA
- a CDS encoding phosphoribosylformylglycinamidine synthase subunit PurS has translation MKYIIEIFYKENVFDAFGNETKKGVEEMGIYDVKKVNVSDLYAFDGNVEIKEIKEIAENILLDRVSQKYSINIETTKEKNLYLVEIWYKKGVTDMVAETTKKAISDYGLKKDINISTGKKYYIYCSLKQTEIKKICVRLLANPLIHDYKIKRGN, from the coding sequence ATGAAATATATTATTGAGATTTTTTACAAAGAAAATGTATTTGATGCTTTTGGAAATGAGACAAAAAAAGGGGTTGAAGAAATGGGGATATATGATGTAAAAAAAGTAAATGTTTCTGACCTTTATGCATTTGACGGTAATGTAGAAATAAAAGAAATAAAAGAAATTGCTGAAAACATACTTCTTGATAGGGTCTCTCAAAAATATTCTATAAATATAGAGACAACAAAAGAAAAAAATTTATACCTCGTTGAGATATGGTATAAAAAAGGTGTTACCGATATGGTAGCAGAAACAACAAAGAAAGCAATTTCTGATTATGGGTTAAAAAAGGATATAAATATATCAACAGGGAAAAAATATTATATTTATTGCAGTTTAAAACAAACAGAGATTAAAAAAATATGCGTAAGATTACTTGCAAATCCTTTAATACATGACTACAAAATAAAAAGAGGAAATTAG
- a CDS encoding histone deacetylase, producing the protein MKFEIVYSPDFLRYYEKGHPECPERIKVIYNFLIKKGINNFVGVDLYNEDLLFLAHSREFVENVKNNNFSAMDTPVILDIYKYAFLSVCAGVKASEISLETSNIGISLSRPPGHHAGKHFLGGFCYFNGIAVAVKKIINEGKKVAVLDIDGHHGNGTEDILKMGKNVIYVSIHQFPAFPGTGNFSFENCYNFPIAPGTGNKKYLEKFYNTLNIIKEFSPDIIGISLGFDTHKKDPLLSLNLEESDYYLMGKEIGKTGMNLFIIFEGGYNLDVLGSSFYCFIKGIERGREK; encoded by the coding sequence ATGAAATTTGAAATTGTTTATTCACCTGATTTTCTTCGGTATTACGAAAAAGGTCATCCTGAATGTCCTGAAAGGATAAAAGTTATATACAATTTTTTAATTAAAAAAGGAATAAATAATTTTGTTGGAGTTGACCTTTATAATGAGGACTTATTGTTTCTTGCACATAGTCGGGAATTTGTTGAAAATGTTAAGAATAATAATTTTTCTGCTATGGATACACCTGTTATCCTGGATATTTACAAATATGCATTCCTTTCTGTTTGTGCAGGAGTTAAAGCAAGTGAAATATCCTTAGAAACATCAAATATAGGTATTTCTCTTTCGCGTCCACCAGGTCATCATGCAGGAAAACACTTTCTTGGTGGTTTTTGTTATTTTAATGGTATAGCAGTAGCAGTTAAAAAAATCATAAATGAAGGGAAAAAAGTTGCAGTCCTTGATATTGATGGTCATCATGGAAATGGGACAGAGGATATTTTAAAAATGGGAAAAAATGTTATTTATGTTTCAATTCATCAATTTCCCGCTTTCCCGGGAACAGGAAATTTCTCTTTTGAAAACTGTTATAATTTCCCAATTGCCCCTGGAACAGGAAATAAAAAATATCTTGAAAAATTTTATAATACATTAAATATAATAAAAGAATTTTCTCCAGATATTATTGGTATTTCTCTTGGCTTTGATACCCATAAAAAAGACCCCCTTCTTTCTCTTAATCTTGAAGAGTCGGACTATTATCTGATGGGAAAAGAAATTGGTAAAACAGGTATGAATTTATTTATTATATTTGAAGGTGGATATAACCTTGATGTTTTAGGTAGTTCATTTTATTGTTTTATAAAAGGAATTGAAAGAGGAAGGGAAAAATGA
- a CDS encoding serine/threonine-protein kinase, protein MEEIKVRTGYKIENYILEEMLGAGGFSTVYKARSIDPQPEYDPVIAIKVLHPRRLDRYQIRRFIREAKIAKKLIHPNIVKVYDFKKDEGAFFIFMEFLDADLLKCIHTRREIFSPSILEEIILKSAKGLSFIHQNRIIHKDFNPSNILVNFSLEKVKITDFGLSVKNTFFYKEKREGGTLDYTAPEIIKGRKASIRSDIYSFGKTVEKLYNELNFPIPDTFRYIINISTRENPDERFSNMEEIIYMFEDYEI, encoded by the coding sequence ATGGAAGAAATAAAAGTAAGAACTGGCTATAAAATTGAAAATTATATTCTTGAAGAGATGTTAGGAGCAGGTGGGTTTTCTACTGTTTATAAGGCAAGAAGTATAGACCCACAACCAGAATATGACCCAGTTATTGCAATTAAAGTGTTGCATCCAAGACGTCTTGATAGATATCAAATAAGAAGGTTTATAAGAGAAGCAAAAATCGCTAAAAAACTTATACATCCAAATATTGTGAAGGTTTATGATTTTAAAAAAGATGAAGGGGCTTTTTTTATTTTTATGGAGTTTCTTGACGCAGACCTTCTAAAATGTATACATACCAGAAGAGAAATTTTCTCTCCTTCAATTTTAGAAGAAATTATTTTAAAATCAGCAAAGGGATTATCTTTCATTCACCAAAATAGAATTATCCATAAGGATTTTAATCCTTCCAATATTCTTGTAAATTTCTCTCTTGAAAAAGTAAAAATAACTGATTTTGGTTTATCAGTAAAAAACACATTTTTTTATAAAGAAAAAAGAGAAGGTGGTACACTTGATTATACAGCACCTGAAATTATTAAAGGGAGAAAAGCAAGTATAAGAAGCGATATATACTCTTTTGGGAAAACAGTTGAAAAATTATATAATGAACTTAATTTCCCAATACCAGATACATTTAGATATATAATAAATATCTCAACAAGAGAAAACCCCGATGAGAGATTTTCCAATATGGAAGAAATAATATATATGTTTGAGGACTATGAAATTTGA
- a CDS encoding YifB family Mg chelatase-like AAA ATPase, whose protein sequence is MLSKVRSITIWGIEGFPIEVEVDIARGIPGISVVGLPDQAVKESRDRIKPAIKNSGYEFPNRKIVINLAPADIKKEGSYFDLPISIGILSALGYIPKDTLSNYYIVGELALNGDVRPVKGILPMVLKLKEDGCDKIILPDENKFEGGVVEGVEIYPVKTLNEASSFLKGDTQIKPFKVNFNDLFEEKDKYSVDFKEVKDQKYVKRAVEIAVSGFHNILMFGSPGAGKSMIASRIPTILPPLTLTESLEITKIHSVAGILKTPIVIERPFRSPHHTISDIALIGGGTIPKPGEISLSHNGVLFLDELPEFKRNVLEALRQPLENGNVSVSRAKGRVDFPARFLFVAAMNPCPCGWYGDIHHTCNCTLSQILKYRKKISGPLLDRIDIHIEVTTVPADVLIEDREEESSEEIRNRVVKARQIQRERFKNKGIYFNAYMNSQQIKKYCIIEKEGEEILRETMRKVNFSARSYDKIRKVARTIADLDASEIINASHISEAIGYRNTDLDIL, encoded by the coding sequence ATGCTTTCAAAAGTCAGGTCTATAACAATATGGGGTATTGAAGGTTTCCCCATAGAGGTTGAAGTTGATATTGCTAGAGGTATACCTGGTATATCTGTTGTTGGACTTCCTGACCAGGCAGTAAAAGAAAGTAGAGATAGAATAAAACCAGCAATAAAAAACTCTGGATATGAATTCCCAAACAGAAAAATTGTTATAAATCTTGCCCCTGCTGATATAAAAAAAGAGGGTTCTTATTTTGACCTACCAATTTCAATAGGAATTTTATCTGCACTTGGATATATCCCAAAAGATACTCTTTCAAATTACTACATTGTTGGAGAACTTGCTTTAAATGGTGATGTAAGACCTGTCAAGGGAATTTTACCAATGGTTTTAAAATTAAAAGAAGATGGTTGCGATAAAATTATACTTCCTGACGAGAATAAATTTGAAGGAGGAGTAGTTGAAGGAGTTGAAATTTATCCAGTTAAGACATTAAATGAAGCATCCTCTTTTTTAAAAGGGGACACTCAAATTAAACCATTTAAAGTAAATTTTAATGACCTTTTTGAAGAAAAAGATAAATATTCTGTTGATTTTAAAGAAGTAAAAGACCAGAAATATGTTAAAAGGGCTGTTGAAATTGCTGTTAGTGGTTTTCATAATATCCTTATGTTTGGAAGTCCCGGAGCAGGGAAAAGTATGATTGCTTCAAGAATTCCAACAATTTTACCCCCCTTAACTCTGACAGAATCACTTGAAATTACAAAAATTCATTCAGTTGCAGGTATTTTAAAAACACCAATAGTAATTGAAAGACCTTTCAGGTCTCCACATCATACAATTTCTGATATTGCCCTAATAGGTGGAGGAACAATACCAAAACCAGGAGAAATATCTCTATCTCATAATGGAGTGTTATTTCTTGACGAACTGCCTGAATTTAAAAGAAATGTTCTTGAAGCATTAAGACAACCACTTGAAAATGGTAATGTCTCCGTTTCAAGAGCAAAAGGGAGAGTTGATTTTCCTGCAAGATTTTTATTTGTTGCTGCTATGAATCCCTGTCCATGTGGATGGTATGGAGATATTCATCATACCTGTAATTGCACACTTTCACAGATATTAAAATACAGAAAGAAAATATCAGGACCCCTGCTTGATAGAATTGATATACACATAGAAGTAACAACTGTTCCAGCAGATGTTTTAATTGAAGATAGAGAAGAAGAATCATCCGAGGAAATAAGAAATAGAGTTGTAAAAGCAAGACAAATACAAAGGGAGAGATTTAAAAATAAAGGGATTTATTTTAATGCATATATGAATTCCCAGCAGATAAAAAAGTATTGTATTATAGAAAAAGAAGGTGAAGAAATTTTAAGGGAAACAATGAGAAAAGTTAATTTTTCAGCAAGGTCATATGATAAAATAAGAAAAGTAGCAAGAACAATTGCAGACCTTGATGCATCAGAAATAATAAATGCTTCTCATATTTCAGAAGCAATTGGTTATAGAAACACTGATTTAGATATTTTGTAA
- a CDS encoding Hsp20/alpha crystallin family protein → MAKLAKWSPFKEIMDVRDDFDRLVDRIFNRDLDLWEGGRVPAIDVYEEGDNIIVKAEIPGVKKEDISVSLNGDILTISGKSQEEKEVKKENFYRKEIRSGTFSRSLTLPAQIDKDKVKASYKDGVLQLTLPKSPEEKKKEVKIKVE, encoded by the coding sequence ATGGCAAAATTAGCAAAATGGTCACCTTTTAAAGAAATTATGGATGTAAGAGATGATTTTGATAGATTGGTTGATAGAATTTTTAATAGAGACCTTGATTTATGGGAGGGAGGAAGAGTCCCAGCGATTGATGTTTATGAAGAAGGAGATAACATCATAGTAAAAGCAGAAATTCCGGGTGTAAAAAAAGAAGATATTTCTGTTTCTCTTAATGGTGATATTCTGACTATATCAGGAAAGAGCCAGGAGGAAAAAGAAGTTAAAAAGGAGAATTTTTATAGAAAAGAAATAAGGAGTGGAACTTTTTCCAGAAGTTTAACTCTTCCTGCTCAAATTGATAAAGATAAAGTAAAAGCATCATATAAGGATGGAGTTCTTCAACTTACTCTCCCAAAATCACCAGAAGAAAAGAAAAAAGAAGTGAAAATTAAGGTTGAATAA
- a CDS encoding zf-HC2 domain-containing protein yields the protein MKCKDIEKLISEYIDGELEKPINDLIKEHIKICEKCLSLFESLEKTIFLSKKIYKKKSVPKVISKRIYHQIEIKFKK from the coding sequence ATGAAATGTAAAGATATTGAAAAACTTATTTCTGAATATATTGATGGAGAACTTGAAAAACCCATTAATGACTTAATTAAAGAACATATTAAAATATGTGAGAAATGCCTTTCTTTATTTGAATCACTGGAGAAAACAATTTTTTTAAGTAAAAAGATTTATAAAAAGAAAAGTGTTCCAAAAGTAATAAGTAAAAGAATATATCATCAAATAGAAATAAAATTTAAAAAATGA
- a CDS encoding sigma-70 family RNA polymerase sigma factor, translating into MKFTRNKMSEQQLIERAKKGDTKAFEELMKRTQTNIYNLGFRLLGNKEDAADLMQDTYIKAYENLDKFEGRSSFSTWLYRIATNNALMKLRKEKNKNISIDEIKKIGDKDYKIEISDWYENPSLYFKSNELKQQLQEAIDSLPPKYKSVFILHDIEELPISEVAKILSLSIPAVKTRIHRSRMFLREKISEYIKKHGN; encoded by the coding sequence TTGAAATTTACCAGAAATAAAATGAGTGAACAACAACTTATTGAAAGAGCAAAAAAAGGTGATACAAAAGCATTTGAAGAACTGATGAAAAGAACACAAACTAATATTTATAATTTGGGCTTTAGATTACTTGGAAATAAAGAGGATGCGGCAGACCTTATGCAGGATACATATATAAAAGCATATGAAAATCTTGATAAATTTGAAGGCAGGTCTTCTTTTTCAACATGGCTATATAGAATTGCTACAAATAATGCCTTGATGAAATTGAGAAAAGAAAAAAATAAAAACATATCAATAGATGAAATAAAGAAAATTGGAGATAAAGATTACAAAATAGAAATTTCTGATTGGTATGAAAATCCTTCGTTATATTTTAAAAGCAATGAATTAAAGCAACAACTTCAGGAGGCAATTGATTCACTTCCACCAAAATACAAATCAGTTTTTATTTTACATGATATTGAAGAACTACCTATATCAGAAGTTGCAAAAATTCTTTCTTTATCAATACCAGCAGTAAAAACAAGAATTCATAGAAGCAGGATGTTTTTAAGAGAAAAAATTTCTGAATATATTAAAAAACATGGGAATTAA
- a CDS encoding DUF167 domain-containing protein has protein sequence MKITIKVKTDAKQDKIEEKEGIFSVCVKERAEKGKANKKLIEILSKYFNVPKQNIEIITGKTSRNKIVEIYQK, from the coding sequence GTGAAAATTACAATTAAAGTGAAAACAGACGCAAAACAGGATAAAATTGAGGAAAAAGAAGGAATTTTTTCTGTTTGTGTCAAAGAAAGGGCAGAAAAAGGGAAAGCGAATAAGAAATTGATTGAAATTCTTTCTAAATATTTTAATGTGCCGAAACAAAATATAGAAATAATAACAGGAAAAACAAGCAGAAATAAAATAGTTGAAATTTACCAGAAATAA
- a CDS encoding DUF1318 domain-containing protein — MKKIIIFLLVVLFAGCAVVNVYVTFPEEKIKKAAEDILAPAPSSPSGFLKYNFTKNLYADEKVVVGKELKTDSPVIRQAQEKINSWRSKLDEFKKDGYVGETNDFKVVIKQVPDDKQKETELRELVKNENTQRDIIISELMKINNAPAKEEKKFREIFAETSIKYSPSGTWIQDAKGNWKRK; from the coding sequence ATGAAAAAAATTATTATTTTTTTGCTGGTAGTTCTTTTTGCTGGATGTGCGGTTGTCAATGTGTATGTGACTTTTCCCGAAGAGAAGATTAAGAAAGCAGCAGAAGATATTCTTGCTCCAGCACCATCTTCTCCATCTGGATTTCTAAAATATAATTTTACTAAAAATCTTTATGCAGATGAAAAAGTTGTTGTTGGAAAAGAACTTAAAACTGATTCTCCAGTTATAAGACAGGCACAGGAAAAAATAAATAGTTGGAGAAGTAAATTAGATGAATTTAAAAAAGATGGATATGTTGGAGAAACAAACGATTTTAAAGTTGTTATAAAACAGGTACCAGATGATAAGCAGAAAGAAACTGAATTAAGAGAACTTGTAAAAAATGAAAATACACAAAGAGATATAATAATAAGTGAACTTATGAAAATTAACAATGCTCCTGCCAAAGAAGAAAAAAAATTTAGAGAGATATTTGCAGAAACATCAATAAAATATTCTCCCTCTGGAACATGGATACAGGATGCAAAGGGGAATTGGAAAAGAAAATGA
- a CDS encoding 3-methyl-2-oxobutanoate dehydrogenase subunit VorB, giving the protein MKKLLLNGCEAAGEGAISAGCKFYAGYPITPQNRFPEYMSYRLPEEGGIFIQSESEISAINMVFGASAAGVRAMTSSSSPGISLKQEGISYLAGCELPAVIINMNRGGPGLGDVTPSQSDYFQATRGGGHGDYRTIVLAPYSVQEIYDFTYLAFDLADKYRNPVLILADGIIAQVMESVNLKPKKKKLPEKKWALTGCKGRKPNSIKSLFLTPGVLETHNWKLARKYERIEKKEIRYEQYFSDDAELGIVSYGTCARIVLESLKKARKNGIKASLFRPITLWPFPYRQLSDFIKSVKKILVIEMNLGQMLDDVKISNTSNKRIFFYGRPGGGVPTPEEIFKEIKKI; this is encoded by the coding sequence ATGAAAAAATTGTTGTTAAATGGGTGTGAAGCAGCAGGGGAAGGGGCAATTTCTGCTGGCTGTAAATTTTATGCTGGATATCCTATTACTCCACAAAATAGATTTCCAGAGTATATGAGTTATAGGTTACCAGAAGAAGGTGGAATTTTTATACAATCAGAAAGTGAAATTAGTGCAATAAATATGGTCTTTGGGGCTTCTGCTGCTGGGGTTAGAGCGATGACATCTTCATCTTCTCCTGGTATTTCCTTAAAACAAGAGGGAATTTCATATCTTGCTGGTTGCGAATTACCTGCTGTTATAATAAATATGAATAGGGGTGGTCCAGGTCTTGGGGATGTTACCCCATCTCAATCAGATTATTTTCAAGCAACAAGAGGTGGTGGTCATGGTGATTATAGAACAATAGTGCTTGCTCCATATAGTGTTCAGGAAATTTACGATTTTACCTATCTTGCTTTTGACCTTGCTGATAAATATAGAAATCCAGTTCTTATTCTTGCGGATGGTATTATTGCTCAGGTTATGGAATCAGTTAATTTAAAACCAAAAAAAAAGAAATTACCTGAAAAAAAATGGGCTTTAACTGGATGTAAAGGGAGAAAACCAAATTCAATAAAATCACTTTTTTTAACTCCTGGGGTACTTGAAACACATAACTGGAAATTAGCAAGAAAATATGAGAGAATTGAGAAAAAAGAAATAAGGTATGAGCAATATTTTTCTGATGATGCAGAACTTGGAATTGTCAGTTATGGAACATGTGCAAGAATTGTTCTTGAATCCCTTAAAAAGGCAAGAAAAAATGGCATAAAGGCATCTCTTTTTAGACCAATTACTTTATGGCCATTTCCATATAGGCAATTATCTGATTTTATAAAAAGCGTAAAAAAAATTCTTGTTATAGAAATGAATTTAGGACAAATGCTTGATGATGTTAAAATATCAAATACAAGTAATAAGAGAATTTTCTTTTATGGAAGACCTGGTGGGGGAGTTCCAACACCAGAAGAGATATTTAAAGAGATAAAAAAAATATGA